A region of uncultured Acidilobus sp. JCHS DNA encodes the following proteins:
- a CDS encoding Zn-dependent dipeptidase, microsomal dipeptidase-like, with amino-acid sequence MRLVDLHEDIGYWYARGLDFESGSAPSTLEKLRALDDVIVVGVIFPATGRPRYDLTLSTLLSELKYFLRLEREGKVKIVRTKADLSVKGVKIIIGIEGTDALTEPNDLLWLFNAGVRVVGLTWNYSTRFAASCMSKNDYGLTDLGEELVKLANDLGVIIDVSHASQRAAMEAATLSRRPVIASHSNAKGLKEHTRNLKDEVIKTIADRGGVIGITSIPDTLPSNDVHGIARVAHYIGERFGWEHVALGTDFLGLERYPEGFSDLSHIQTLTGLLGPHADLVLWHNAYRVIQEVLPA; translated from the coding sequence TTGAGGCTCGTGGATCTTCATGAGGACATAGGGTACTGGTACGCCAGAGGGCTTGACTTCGAGTCAGGGAGCGCGCCCTCAACCCTTGAGAAGCTGAGGGCCCTAGACGACGTAATAGTCGTTGGAGTGATATTCCCCGCTACCGGCAGGCCCAGGTATGACCTGACCCTCAGCACACTGCTCTCAGAGCTCAAGTACTTCCTTAGGCTTGAGAGGGAGGGCAAAGTCAAGATAGTGAGGACCAAGGCTGACCTCTCCGTAAAGGGGGTCAAGATCATCATCGGCATTGAGGGCACAGACGCCCTGACCGAGCCTAACGACCTGCTGTGGCTGTTCAACGCCGGGGTCAGGGTCGTTGGGCTCACGTGGAACTACAGCACCAGGTTTGCGGCGTCCTGTATGTCAAAGAACGACTACGGGCTCACCGACCTAGGCGAGGAACTAGTGAAGCTGGCCAATGACCTTGGAGTTATAATAGACGTCTCCCACGCCTCTCAGAGGGCCGCCATGGAGGCTGCAACCCTCAGCAGGAGGCCCGTTATAGCCTCCCACAGCAACGCCAAGGGCCTGAAGGAACACACGCGTAACCTCAAAGACGAGGTGATAAAGACCATAGCCGACAGGGGCGGCGTTATTGGTATCACGTCGATACCTGACACCCTTCCATCGAATGACGTCCACGGGATCGCCAGGGTGGCCCACTACATAGGTGAAAGGTTCGGATGGGAGCACGTGGCCCTGGGCACGGACTTCCTTGGCCTTGAGAGGTACCCAGAGGGCTTCTCTGACCTGTCTCACATACAGACGCTCACGGGCCTCCTCGGGCCCCACGCAGACCTGGTCCTGTGGCACAATGCCTACAGGGTCATTCAAGAGGTCCTGCCGGCCTGA
- a CDS encoding Holliday junction resolvase - archaeal type translates to MRNPKAKGTRAENELANILWEEGFAVVRGPSSGGGSKKRFQPDLVAVRDGAVIAIEVKARSDEGPIYIEAEQVLGLTEFARRAGGKAFIAYRAKGGEWRFHPVEGLQPTGSSFKIEDPLKGLRLRDFLELILRRHKDLSDYMQDGAVKS, encoded by the coding sequence TTGAGGAACCCTAAGGCTAAGGGGACGAGGGCCGAGAACGAGCTGGCGAACATCCTCTGGGAGGAGGGGTTCGCCGTTGTCAGGGGGCCCTCGAGCGGAGGAGGCTCAAAGAAGAGGTTCCAGCCCGACCTGGTCGCCGTAAGGGACGGAGCTGTCATAGCGATCGAGGTCAAGGCCAGGTCTGACGAGGGCCCCATCTACATAGAGGCCGAGCAGGTCCTAGGCCTGACAGAGTTCGCCAGGAGGGCCGGCGGAAAGGCCTTCATAGCCTACAGGGCCAAGGGGGGCGAGTGGAGGTTCCACCCGGTTGAGGGGCTTCAGCCGACGGGCTCCTCCTTCAAGATCGAGGACCCCCTTAAGGGCCTGAGGCTCAGGGACTTCCTGGAGCTCATCCTGAGGAGGCACAAGGACCTCTCTGATTACATGCAGGACGGAGCCGTTAAGTCATAG